Proteins from a single region of Haloterrigena alkaliphila:
- a CDS encoding diacylglycerol/lipid kinase family protein — MTGGPTGPTATPAEDARLVLNPTSGEADHAERVRQLAAEHGFSVVETERAGHAADLAAAAAADGVDRLAACGGDGTIHEVVQGLVAADALEDVPLCVIPAGTANIYASGLGIENIEDGFAAARRGATRRLDVGVADGEPFVLSAIAGLLASASTATSERLKERIGTLAFVVEGIRTAREFDGLEVAIDAVSDDQEYVWEGEALCLLVGSLRRFTDEDEPSNAENGQLKVTVIDRLPPTDAIAEAVEQRVFDRETPHVTTIEAAELEIVALEDEPVRFSLDGEPREYERVEIGVRPRALRVCVGEAYASRQ; from the coding sequence ATGACCGGAGGACCCACGGGTCCCACGGCCACGCCGGCCGAAGACGCACGGCTCGTCCTCAACCCGACGAGCGGCGAGGCCGATCACGCAGAACGCGTCCGTCAACTCGCCGCCGAACACGGCTTTTCCGTCGTCGAGACCGAACGGGCCGGCCACGCGGCCGACCTCGCGGCGGCGGCCGCGGCCGACGGCGTCGACCGCCTCGCGGCCTGCGGCGGGGACGGCACGATCCACGAGGTCGTCCAGGGGCTCGTCGCGGCCGACGCGCTCGAGGACGTGCCCCTCTGCGTGATTCCGGCGGGAACGGCCAACATCTACGCGTCGGGGTTGGGAATCGAGAACATCGAGGACGGCTTCGCGGCGGCCCGACGGGGCGCCACGAGGCGGCTAGACGTGGGCGTGGCCGACGGCGAACCGTTCGTGCTGTCTGCCATCGCGGGGCTGCTGGCGTCGGCGAGCACGGCCACCTCCGAGCGGCTCAAAGAGCGGATCGGTACCCTCGCGTTCGTGGTCGAGGGCATCCGGACCGCACGGGAGTTCGACGGCCTCGAGGTCGCGATCGACGCCGTTTCCGACGACCAGGAGTACGTCTGGGAGGGTGAGGCCCTGTGTCTGCTCGTCGGCTCACTCCGGCGGTTCACCGACGAGGACGAACCGTCCAACGCCGAGAACGGTCAGCTCAAGGTGACGGTCATCGATCGCCTCCCGCCGACGGACGCGATCGCCGAAGCCGTCGAACAGCGGGTCTTCGATCGGGAGACGCCCCACGTCACGACGATCGAAGCGGCCGAACTCGAGATCGTCGCCCTCGAGGACGAGCCGGTGCGGTTCAGCCTCGACGGGGAGCCCCGAGAGTACGAGCGCGTCGAGATCGGCGTTCGACCGCGGGCGCTCCGCGTGTGCGTTGGTGAGGCGTACGCCTCGCGACAGTGA
- a CDS encoding SDR family oxidoreductase, giving the protein MSEPIDSEVVVVTGASAGVGRATARAFAERGAKIGLLARGEDGLEGAREDVEAAGGEAIAVPTDVADPDAVEAAAETVEDAFGPIDVWVNNAMVSVFSPAAEMTADDYRRVTEVTYLGYVYGTQAALERMRPRDEGTIVQVGSALAYRGIPLQSAYCGAKHAIQGYTESVRTELIHDDCDVQLSMVQMPAMNTPQFEWTKSRLPKKSQPVPPIYQPEVAARAIRWTVDHERDELWVGRSTVKAIVGNRLIPRRLDNLLASGGYDSQQTDEPVDPDREHNLYGPVDGDFGARGPFDDRARERSYQLQASMHRRALALLAGIAVAIVGAVVGRRLESNGSN; this is encoded by the coding sequence ATGTCCGAACCTATCGACTCCGAAGTCGTCGTCGTGACTGGCGCATCGGCCGGCGTCGGGCGAGCCACCGCTCGCGCGTTCGCCGAACGCGGCGCGAAGATCGGCCTCCTCGCGCGCGGCGAGGACGGTCTCGAGGGCGCACGCGAAGACGTCGAGGCGGCCGGCGGCGAGGCGATCGCCGTCCCGACGGACGTCGCCGACCCCGACGCGGTCGAGGCCGCGGCCGAGACCGTCGAGGACGCCTTCGGGCCGATCGACGTCTGGGTGAACAACGCGATGGTGTCGGTGTTCTCGCCGGCCGCGGAGATGACCGCCGACGACTACCGCCGCGTCACCGAGGTCACCTATCTGGGCTACGTCTACGGCACGCAGGCCGCGCTCGAGCGGATGCGACCGCGCGACGAGGGGACGATCGTACAGGTCGGCTCCGCGCTGGCCTATCGGGGCATCCCGCTGCAGTCGGCGTACTGCGGCGCGAAGCACGCGATACAGGGATACACCGAGTCCGTACGGACGGAACTCATCCACGACGACTGCGACGTGCAGCTCTCGATGGTGCAGATGCCCGCGATGAATACGCCGCAGTTCGAATGGACGAAGAGTCGACTCCCGAAGAAATCGCAGCCGGTGCCGCCGATCTACCAGCCCGAGGTCGCCGCTCGAGCGATCCGCTGGACCGTCGACCACGAACGCGACGAGCTCTGGGTCGGTCGGTCGACGGTGAAGGCGATCGTCGGCAATCGGCTGATCCCGCGACGACTCGACAACCTCCTCGCCAGCGGCGGCTACGACTCCCAGCAGACCGACGAGCCGGTCGATCCCGACCGCGAGCACAACCTGTACGGGCCCGTCGACGGCGATTTCGGCGCTCGCGGTCCGTTCGACGACCGAGCGCGAGAGCGGAGCTACCAGCTGCAGGCGTCGATGCATCGGCGGGCGCTCGCCCTGTTGGCCGGCATCGCGGTCGCGATCGTCGGCGCCGTCGTCGGTCGTCGCCTCGAGTCGAACGGCTCCAACTGA
- a CDS encoding vitamin K epoxide reductase family protein: MTDDRHDDSNRERSATTTDARARRPRTGGGDGNGDDEGGTGTDGDGGNGGENGGGGEGQNGGGNGDDGSMRPGDMMLAHPTKEAWVQYAVISLGLWLVASPPTLGYGNALMTWSTVATGLVLIALAGLTIYRESGYANYANGFVGLWLLFSPIVFWAPTAAAYANNSLVGVMVITFTVLIVMRSEMDGPTVPPGWSYNPSTAAQRAPLIALGIFGFFASWYMAAYQLEYIDAVWDPLYDPGTHAILTSQVSEAFPVSDAGLGAVAYAIEALMGFMGDRRRWRTMPWMVAFFGVVVIPLGFAQVLLVIMQPILVGTWCTLCLLSAFGMLWMISLSVDEVVAMGQYVVRLMRQGDSLWTAFWMGGTISEDEEGVDETSKRPIGDSPISEPFWGVSIPWTLLGAMALGVWLMLSPTLFGMTGLMADTSHLAGSLIVSFTVIATAEPARAIRFCNVPLAGWVIAAPWLLAGVPTIAAINATVAGLLVLVLTAPRGPIADRYGGWERYATLETVDRLNPLSS; this comes from the coding sequence ATGACCGACGACAGACACGACGATTCGAACCGAGAACGGAGCGCCACGACGACCGACGCTCGAGCGCGTCGCCCGCGGACCGGCGGCGGCGACGGGAACGGAGACGACGAGGGCGGAACCGGGACCGACGGCGACGGCGGAAACGGAGGCGAGAACGGCGGGGGTGGTGAGGGCCAGAACGGCGGCGGAAACGGAGACGACGGATCGATGCGCCCGGGCGACATGATGCTCGCCCACCCGACGAAGGAGGCGTGGGTTCAGTACGCCGTCATCTCGCTCGGGCTCTGGCTCGTCGCGAGTCCGCCGACGCTCGGCTACGGGAACGCGCTGATGACGTGGAGCACCGTCGCCACCGGACTCGTGCTCATCGCGCTCGCGGGGCTGACGATCTACCGGGAGAGCGGCTACGCCAACTACGCGAACGGGTTCGTCGGCCTCTGGTTGCTGTTCTCGCCGATCGTGTTCTGGGCGCCAACGGCCGCGGCGTACGCCAACAACTCCCTCGTGGGCGTCATGGTGATCACGTTCACGGTGTTGATCGTGATGCGCTCGGAGATGGACGGGCCGACCGTCCCGCCGGGCTGGTCGTACAACCCCTCGACGGCCGCCCAGCGCGCCCCGCTGATCGCGCTCGGGATCTTCGGCTTCTTCGCCTCGTGGTACATGGCCGCCTACCAACTGGAGTACATCGACGCCGTCTGGGATCCGCTGTACGATCCGGGAACCCACGCGATACTCACGTCGCAGGTGTCGGAGGCGTTCCCCGTCTCCGACGCCGGCCTCGGCGCGGTCGCCTACGCGATCGAGGCGCTGATGGGATTCATGGGCGACCGCCGGCGCTGGCGCACGATGCCGTGGATGGTCGCCTTCTTCGGCGTCGTCGTCATCCCGCTCGGCTTCGCGCAGGTGCTGTTGGTCATCATGCAGCCGATCCTGGTCGGGACGTGGTGTACGCTCTGCCTCCTCTCGGCCTTTGGCATGCTGTGGATGATCTCGCTGTCCGTCGACGAGGTCGTCGCGATGGGCCAGTACGTCGTCCGGCTGATGCGTCAGGGCGACAGCCTCTGGACGGCCTTCTGGATGGGGGGGACGATCTCCGAGGACGAAGAGGGCGTCGACGAGACCTCGAAGCGACCGATCGGCGACTCGCCGATCAGCGAGCCGTTCTGGGGCGTCTCGATTCCCTGGACGCTGCTCGGCGCGATGGCGCTCGGCGTCTGGCTCATGCTCTCGCCGACCCTCTTCGGGATGACGGGACTCATGGCCGACACCAGCCACCTCGCCGGTTCGCTGATCGTCTCGTTCACCGTGATCGCGACCGCCGAACCCGCGCGCGCGATCCGGTTCTGCAACGTTCCGCTGGCCGGGTGGGTCATCGCGGCGCCGTGGCTGCTCGCGGGGGTCCCGACGATCGCGGCGATCAACGCCACCGTCGCGGGCCTGCTCGTCCTGGTCCTCACCGCCCCCCGCGGCCCGATCGCGGACCGCTACGGCGGCTGGGAACGGTACGCCACCCTCGAGACGGTCGACCGACTGAACCCCCTCAGTAGCTAA
- a CDS encoding glycoside hydrolase family 15 protein, with protein MDYDLLEEYGAIGDGDTVALVDRHGSIDWCPLPHVESPSVFTAILDADRGGRFAVRPTGSFESVQRYRDRTNVLETTFRTAEGGATVTDFMPVAEATGPNASSPAIFRKLECDDGPLELEVAFEPRFDYARDTPNVEPTADGVVATGEGDGERLVLSSDLPLEVSTDGRSASTTVTLEGGETRWLVLGYGESIPLDPSRHRETLRATVDYWREWVHDCDGTDCPVGGQWHDLAVRSSLVLKLLIHRETGAVCAAPTTSLPEDVGGVRNWDYRFNWIRDSAFTVRALSELGHLEEARSYFELCLDHCRDHDPAEIQPVYSLHGENDLEEQVLDHLGGYRGSAPVRIGNAAHGQQQLDVYGELILAIYESIRYGEPVTADDWSVMCDLIDYVCEAWDEPDAGIWEVRSDPQQFVYSRVMCWVALDRGIRLAEAAGDHVSAPLERWRTCRDEVRAAIMERGYSEEANSFVRAFDDDEALDAANLLIPIVGFLPADDERVQGTIDATIDRLATDGGLVRRYDGDDGLPGEASPFVVCSFWLVTALALAGRTDDAVERFEAVLEYASPLGLLAEAVDPEAGEQRGNFPQAYSHIGLLNSALSLAGADDSSGTSAESPAPAPLGRDEPIGDGDSNGEIVRRSTDSD; from the coding sequence ATGGACTACGACCTGCTCGAGGAGTACGGCGCGATCGGCGACGGCGATACGGTCGCCCTCGTCGATCGGCACGGTTCGATCGACTGGTGTCCGCTCCCCCACGTCGAGTCGCCGAGCGTCTTCACCGCGATTCTCGACGCCGACCGCGGCGGTCGCTTCGCCGTCCGACCGACGGGGTCGTTCGAGTCCGTCCAGCGCTACCGCGACCGGACGAACGTCCTCGAGACGACGTTCCGGACCGCCGAGGGGGGCGCGACGGTGACCGACTTCATGCCCGTCGCCGAAGCGACCGGGCCGAACGCCTCCTCGCCCGCGATTTTCCGAAAACTGGAGTGCGACGATGGCCCGCTCGAACTCGAGGTCGCGTTCGAGCCGCGCTTCGACTACGCGCGGGATACCCCCAACGTTGAACCGACGGCCGACGGCGTCGTCGCGACCGGCGAGGGCGACGGCGAACGACTCGTCCTCTCGAGCGACCTTCCGCTCGAGGTCTCGACCGACGGCCGGTCGGCGAGTACGACGGTGACGCTCGAGGGCGGCGAGACCCGCTGGCTGGTGCTGGGGTACGGCGAGTCGATCCCCCTCGACCCCTCGCGCCACCGGGAGACGCTCCGAGCAACCGTCGACTACTGGCGGGAGTGGGTCCACGACTGCGACGGGACGGACTGCCCCGTCGGCGGCCAGTGGCACGACCTCGCCGTCCGCTCGTCGCTCGTCCTCAAACTCCTCATCCACCGGGAGACGGGCGCGGTGTGTGCGGCCCCGACGACGTCGCTGCCCGAGGACGTCGGCGGCGTCCGCAACTGGGACTACCGGTTCAACTGGATCCGCGACTCCGCCTTTACCGTCCGAGCGCTGTCCGAACTGGGCCACCTCGAGGAGGCCCGCTCGTACTTCGAACTCTGCCTCGACCACTGTCGCGACCACGATCCCGCCGAAATCCAGCCGGTCTACAGCCTCCACGGGGAGAACGATCTCGAGGAGCAGGTCCTCGACCACCTCGGCGGCTATCGGGGATCGGCACCCGTTCGGATCGGGAACGCGGCCCACGGCCAACAACAGCTCGACGTCTACGGCGAGTTGATCCTCGCGATTTACGAGAGCATCCGGTACGGCGAGCCGGTGACCGCCGACGACTGGTCCGTGATGTGCGACCTGATCGACTACGTCTGCGAGGCGTGGGACGAGCCGGACGCCGGCATCTGGGAGGTTCGGAGCGATCCCCAGCAGTTCGTCTACTCGAGGGTGATGTGCTGGGTCGCGCTCGATCGCGGAATCCGGCTCGCCGAGGCCGCCGGCGACCACGTCTCGGCCCCGCTCGAGCGCTGGCGGACGTGTCGCGACGAGGTTCGGGCGGCGATCATGGAGCGGGGCTACAGCGAGGAGGCGAACAGTTTCGTCCGCGCGTTCGACGACGACGAGGCGCTCGACGCGGCGAACCTGCTGATCCCGATCGTCGGCTTCCTGCCGGCCGATGACGAGCGCGTACAGGGCACGATCGACGCGACGATCGATCGGCTGGCGACCGACGGCGGCCTCGTTCGGCGCTACGACGGTGACGACGGACTCCCCGGCGAGGCGAGCCCCTTCGTCGTCTGCTCGTTCTGGCTCGTCACCGCGCTCGCGCTCGCGGGCCGGACCGACGACGCGGTCGAGCGCTTCGAGGCGGTCCTCGAGTACGCCAGCCCGCTCGGGCTGCTGGCCGAGGCCGTCGATCCCGAGGCCGGGGAACAACGCGGGAACTTCCCGCAGGCGTACAGCCACATCGGCCTGCTCAACAGCGCCCTCTCCCTCGCCGGCGCCGACGACTCGAGCGGAACGTCGGCGGAGTCGCCGGCACCGGCCCCGCTCGGCCGCGACGAACCGATCGGGGACGGCGACTCGAACGGCGAGATCGTTCGTCGATCGACCGATAGCGACTGA
- a CDS encoding SPW repeat domain-containing protein, translating to MDATTKLTAVGNGALGCWLIAAPFVLGAPAVGRWNDVLVGAAVAAAAGYNYVEDGDRPASATTAGVVAVLGCWLVVAPFALGLAGPALWNDVVCGTLVASFGSYDAYVASAVGRAPAVRATAE from the coding sequence ATGGACGCGACGACGAAACTCACCGCCGTCGGCAACGGCGCGCTGGGCTGCTGGCTGATCGCAGCGCCGTTCGTCCTCGGCGCGCCGGCGGTCGGTCGCTGGAACGACGTCCTCGTCGGAGCGGCGGTCGCCGCCGCAGCCGGGTACAACTACGTCGAAGACGGCGACCGACCCGCGAGCGCGACCACTGCGGGAGTCGTCGCGGTGCTCGGCTGCTGGCTCGTCGTCGCGCCGTTCGCGCTCGGCCTCGCCGGCCCCGCGCTGTGGAACGACGTCGTCTGCGGGACCCTCGTGGCGAGCTTCGGCAGCTACGACGCGTACGTCGCGTCGGCCGTCGGTCGCGCCCCGGCCGTTCGTGCGACTGCCGAATAG
- a CDS encoding four-helix bundle copper-binding protein translates to MALTQIDHVSDDEEMQECIDSCFDCAQACEWCADECADEGEGMADCIRLCRDVADLATMHARFMARNSGYSSDLAAITADACEECAGECERHDAEHCQVCADVLRDCAETCRSMASA, encoded by the coding sequence ATGGCACTGACCCAGATCGACCACGTCAGCGACGACGAGGAGATGCAGGAGTGTATCGACAGCTGTTTCGACTGCGCCCAGGCCTGCGAGTGGTGCGCCGACGAGTGCGCCGACGAAGGTGAAGGAATGGCCGACTGCATCCGGCTCTGTCGGGACGTCGCCGACCTGGCGACCATGCACGCGCGGTTCATGGCCCGCAACTCCGGCTACAGCTCGGACCTCGCCGCCATCACCGCCGACGCCTGCGAGGAGTGTGCCGGCGAGTGCGAACGGCACGACGCCGAGCACTGTCAGGTCTGTGCGGACGTCCTACGGGACTGCGCGGAGACCTGCCGGAGCATGGCGTCGGCCTGA
- a CDS encoding ArsR family transcriptional regulator → MDGLTPFVVYNLVIGVVVALELLYFLSLETAVTAYRRFVLVTVAGLVLAVIGGPVVELVAPQLVHWVHGAAALLVVFGLYDPVTNDVRRTEWARVLLNEPSRIRRPAEWMTPMDDEILGAFHGTDLVLSPAVVAFNTGYSRKEVNRRLIELEAHGFLEKVERGKYRLARRGERYLRGQLRTAPEAETETGARS, encoded by the coding sequence GTGGACGGACTGACCCCCTTCGTCGTCTACAACCTCGTGATCGGCGTCGTCGTCGCCCTCGAACTCCTGTACTTCCTCTCGCTCGAGACTGCCGTGACGGCCTACCGTCGGTTCGTGCTGGTCACCGTCGCCGGACTGGTGCTGGCCGTGATCGGCGGGCCCGTCGTCGAACTGGTCGCGCCGCAACTGGTCCACTGGGTCCACGGGGCCGCCGCCTTGCTGGTCGTCTTCGGCCTCTACGATCCCGTGACGAACGACGTCCGGCGGACGGAGTGGGCGCGCGTGCTGTTGAACGAACCGTCCCGGATCCGACGGCCGGCCGAGTGGATGACGCCGATGGACGACGAGATCCTCGGGGCGTTTCACGGGACGGATCTCGTTCTGTCGCCCGCCGTCGTCGCCTTCAACACGGGGTACAGTCGGAAGGAGGTGAACCGGCGCCTGATCGAACTCGAGGCCCACGGCTTCCTCGAGAAGGTCGAACGGGGGAAGTACCGACTGGCGCGGCGCGGCGAGCGGTACCTCAGGGGACAGCTTCGGACCGCCCCGGAGGCGGAGACCGAAACGGGCGCTCGGAGTTGA
- a CDS encoding formate/nitrite transporter family protein has product MSVAPDPSEIFHRAAEEGERRLEQSLLELISTGFIAGFTIVFGIAALGIVHSVVEPSAGDVAKLPGSLALGFGVVMLVVGRSELFNENFFAPVATAIERDDSWLIGSLLRLWAVTFVFNLVGGALMVFVLSVDGALPAGTGHALVTVAEEIAHREPRGAFADAIAGGALVALLSHLLEAVNSVGSRIAMAFIVGVLLALGPFDHVIVSVLHVFFGMRFGADIGIGTLGTMTAVVTAGNVVGGLGLVTFSHIAQVEGARSSGD; this is encoded by the coding sequence ATGTCCGTCGCGCCCGATCCCTCCGAGATCTTCCACCGTGCGGCCGAGGAGGGCGAACGTCGACTCGAGCAGTCGTTGCTCGAACTGATCTCGACCGGCTTCATCGCAGGATTCACGATCGTCTTCGGCATCGCGGCGCTCGGTATCGTCCACTCGGTCGTCGAACCGAGCGCCGGTGACGTCGCGAAACTCCCGGGGTCGCTCGCGCTCGGCTTCGGCGTCGTGATGTTGGTCGTCGGGCGGTCGGAGCTGTTCAACGAGAACTTCTTCGCTCCGGTCGCGACGGCGATCGAACGAGACGACTCGTGGTTAATCGGATCGCTGCTCCGCCTGTGGGCCGTCACGTTCGTGTTCAACCTCGTCGGCGGCGCCCTCATGGTGTTCGTGCTGTCGGTCGACGGCGCGCTTCCCGCCGGAACGGGCCACGCGCTGGTGACGGTCGCCGAGGAGATCGCTCACCGTGAACCGAGGGGTGCGTTCGCGGACGCCATCGCCGGCGGCGCGCTCGTGGCGTTGCTCTCCCACCTCCTCGAAGCCGTCAACAGCGTCGGCAGCCGGATCGCCATGGCGTTCATCGTCGGCGTCCTGCTGGCGCTCGGCCCCTTCGACCACGTGATCGTCAGCGTCCTCCACGTCTTCTTCGGCATGCGGTTCGGTGCCGATATCGGTATCGGTACGCTGGGGACGATGACCGCCGTCGTGACCGCGGGGAACGTCGTCGGCGGCCTCGGACTCGTCACGTTCAGTCACATCGCGCAGGTCGAAGGAGCGCGCTCGTCCGGCGACTGA
- a CDS encoding hemolysin family protein gives MVDLVADLARLFGAFVLVALNGFFVASEFAYVRVRSSAVEQAVAEGKTGAGILQEAVDNLDDYLATTQLGITLASLGLGWLGEPAVAALLEPVLAPILPASLLHLVAFIIGFSFITFLHVVFGELAPKTISIAQAERVALLVSPLMKFFYYTFLPGIIVFNGTANAFTRLIGIPPASETDETLSEEEILTVLSRSGSEGQIDAEEVEMIEQVFELDDTTVQEVMVPRPDAVTITDDLPLSDLRSLILEEGHTRYPVLDPDADDQVVGFVDAKDVLRAGESAADLEDVTVGEVVREMPVVPETTSVTDLLEQFQTDQAQIAAVIDEWGVFEGIVTIEDVVEEIVGDLRDGFDADEPSIDRRDDGAYVVDGGVTVSDVNERLDTAFETDEFGTIGGLVLDRLGRPPEVGDRIDVDGYALEVADVEGARVASILVREEPAAEESLE, from the coding sequence ATGGTAGACCTCGTCGCCGACCTCGCGCGGCTGTTCGGGGCGTTCGTGCTGGTCGCCCTGAACGGCTTCTTCGTCGCCTCGGAGTTCGCTTACGTCCGCGTTCGTTCGTCGGCCGTCGAGCAGGCGGTCGCGGAGGGGAAGACCGGGGCGGGGATCCTGCAGGAGGCCGTCGACAACCTGGACGACTACCTCGCGACCACCCAGCTGGGAATCACCCTCGCCTCGCTGGGGCTGGGGTGGCTGGGCGAACCGGCCGTGGCGGCCTTGCTCGAGCCGGTACTCGCGCCGATTCTCCCGGCGAGCCTGCTCCACCTCGTCGCCTTCATCATCGGATTCAGCTTCATCACGTTCCTCCACGTCGTCTTCGGCGAGCTCGCGCCGAAGACGATCTCGATCGCCCAGGCCGAACGCGTCGCGCTGCTGGTCTCGCCGCTGATGAAGTTCTTCTACTACACCTTCCTCCCCGGGATCATCGTCTTCAACGGGACGGCCAACGCCTTCACGCGACTGATCGGGATTCCGCCGGCCTCGGAGACCGACGAGACGCTCTCCGAGGAGGAGATCCTGACCGTCCTGAGCAGGTCCGGGAGCGAGGGCCAGATCGACGCGGAGGAGGTCGAGATGATCGAACAGGTCTTCGAACTCGACGACACGACCGTCCAGGAGGTGATGGTGCCCCGTCCCGACGCCGTCACGATCACCGACGACCTTCCGCTCTCTGACCTTCGCTCGTTGATCCTCGAGGAGGGCCACACCCGCTATCCGGTGCTCGATCCCGACGCGGACGATCAGGTGGTCGGCTTCGTCGACGCCAAGGACGTGTTGCGGGCGGGCGAGTCCGCGGCCGACCTCGAGGACGTGACCGTCGGCGAGGTCGTCCGCGAGATGCCGGTGGTGCCGGAGACGACGTCCGTCACCGACCTCTTGGAGCAGTTCCAGACCGATCAGGCTCAGATAGCCGCGGTGATCGACGAGTGGGGCGTTTTCGAGGGGATCGTGACGATCGAGGACGTGGTCGAGGAGATCGTCGGCGACCTCCGCGACGGGTTCGACGCCGACGAGCCCTCCATCGACCGCCGAGACGACGGCGCCTACGTCGTCGACGGCGGTGTCACCGTCTCGGACGTCAACGAGCGACTCGATACCGCGTTCGAGACCGACGAGTTCGGCACGATCGGCGGCCTCGTACTCGATCGACTCGGGCGACCCCCCGAGGTCGGCGATCGGATCGACGTCGACGGCTACGCGCTCGAGGTCGCCGACGTCGAGGGCGCTCGCGTGGCTTCGATTCTGGTCCGCGAAGAGCCGGCGGCGGAGGAGTCGCTCGAGTGA
- a CDS encoding universal stress protein, whose protein sequence is MFERILVPVDGSDAASAALDHALDIASDRKASLYLCYVADTNEPSQTRVGTEVVDVLEGEGEDIVSDASERAADRGVAATTDVVQGATHDAIVDYVESRDVDLVVMGTHGRDGLERYVIGSVAERVVNDSPVPVLTVRGPGDATATYPYGSVLVPTDGSAHATTALRQGAAVASRHDAPLHLLTVVDESILGSDDDRTDRARDLLEDAAATAREAGADEVVTDVRTGSVPREIVSYADLNDIDLVVMGTHGRNGLDQLLLGSITERVLRTAPVPVLTTTGADDA, encoded by the coding sequence ATGTTCGAACGCATTCTCGTTCCCGTCGACGGGAGCGACGCCGCGTCGGCGGCCCTCGACCACGCGCTCGATATCGCCAGCGACCGGAAGGCGTCCCTGTACCTCTGCTACGTCGCCGACACGAACGAACCCAGCCAGACCCGCGTCGGCACGGAAGTCGTCGACGTCCTCGAAGGGGAAGGCGAGGACATCGTCTCGGACGCGAGCGAGCGGGCCGCGGACCGCGGGGTCGCCGCCACCACGGACGTCGTACAGGGGGCGACGCACGACGCGATCGTCGACTACGTCGAATCGCGGGACGTCGACCTCGTCGTGATGGGAACCCACGGTCGAGACGGCCTCGAACGGTACGTCATCGGCAGCGTCGCCGAGCGCGTCGTCAACGACTCGCCGGTGCCGGTGCTGACGGTCCGCGGCCCCGGGGACGCGACGGCGACCTATCCGTACGGCTCCGTCCTCGTTCCGACCGACGGCAGCGCCCACGCGACGACCGCGCTCCGCCAAGGTGCGGCCGTGGCATCCCGCCACGACGCGCCGCTGCACCTCCTGACGGTGGTCGACGAGTCGATCCTCGGTTCGGACGACGACCGCACCGACCGCGCCCGCGACCTCCTCGAGGACGCCGCGGCGACGGCGCGGGAGGCCGGCGCCGACGAGGTCGTGACCGACGTGCGAACGGGGTCGGTGCCGCGGGAGATCGTCTCCTACGCCGACCTGAATGACATCGACCTCGTCGTGATGGGGACGCACGGCCGAAACGGCCTCGACCAGCTCCTGCTCGGGAGTATCACCGAACGAGTGTTGCGCACCGCTCCGGTCCCCGTTCTGACCACGACCGGCGCCGACGACGCGTAA